From Virgibacillus natechei, the proteins below share one genomic window:
- the modA gene encoding molybdate ABC transporter substrate-binding protein — protein MKIIKCFSLLALLVVAGCGQASEANNTTTKLTVSAASSMMESLMEVKEIVEAEYPAIEITYNFGGSGTLRRQIEQGAPIDLFFSASKRDYEALKGEGLIRNGSAILENKLVMITSDQVPLDSVEEFFQSDKKMAIGTPVAVPAGTYSQQALEEMGMWEKLEDRLIFTKDVQQVLTYVEEGNVDVGMVYLSDVRGVENIEVLEVVDPNYHPPIEYFAASIQNGDDQKVEAIETFYDYVQSDKSMKLFERYGFQTTSRENE, from the coding sequence TTGAAAATCATAAAATGTTTTAGTTTGCTAGCCCTTCTCGTTGTTGCAGGATGTGGACAAGCCTCTGAGGCTAATAATACGACCACAAAGCTAACCGTTTCAGCAGCTTCTAGTATGATGGAGAGTCTCATGGAGGTAAAAGAAATAGTTGAAGCGGAATATCCTGCAATTGAGATTACATATAATTTTGGCGGGTCAGGAACATTACGCAGGCAAATCGAGCAGGGTGCCCCAATCGATTTGTTCTTTTCAGCTTCTAAAAGGGATTATGAAGCATTGAAGGGAGAAGGCTTAATTAGAAATGGATCTGCTATTCTTGAAAATAAATTAGTAATGATTACATCTGATCAGGTGCCGCTTGATTCGGTTGAGGAATTTTTCCAGTCTGATAAAAAAATGGCTATAGGCACGCCAGTTGCAGTACCCGCGGGGACGTATTCCCAACAGGCACTTGAAGAAATGGGTATGTGGGAGAAACTTGAAGATCGGCTTATATTTACAAAAGATGTACAGCAAGTGCTTACCTATGTCGAAGAAGGGAATGTAGATGTAGGGATGGTTTACTTGAGTGACGTGCGTGGAGTGGAAAATATAGAGGTATTAGAAGTCGTTGATCCCAATTACCATCCGCCTATTGAGTATTTTGCAGCATCCATCCAAAATGGAGATGATCAAAAGGTTGAAGCGATAGAAACATTTTATGACTATGTGCAAAGTGATAAAAGTATGAAGCTTTTCGAACGTTATGGCTTCCAAACAACGAGCAGGGAGAATGAATAA
- a CDS encoding molybdopterin molybdotransferase MoeA — protein sequence MLVERRKPIKVDEAIIRVMEYAEAGSVQHVPIEESYGHFLGEDLVADHPVPPFDRSPYDGFAIRSTDTATAASNNPVLVEVIGEIGAGSLFEQPVGRMQAVRIMTGAQIPETCDAVVMFESVKEMDVDGKKMIRVKRRFKAGDNVSFTGEDTNQGEILAYKGTSINPGIVALLATFGYKNVPVSKKPKVGIIATGSELLEVDQEIQPGKIRNSNAYMVYAQVERAGGEPVYFGQFSDDFETCFEQVTDTLEKVDILITTGGVSVGDYDYLPDIYEKMNANVLFNKVGMRPGSVTTVAEKEGKLLFGLSGNPSACYVGFELFTRPIIRTFLHASRPISKKEIAILGADFPKPNPFDRFVRGSLSYTHGKLVATPVGLDKSSVVSSLGEANILIVLPSGTRGYKQGMEVSVILLEDQEGATLEAVVDKEGMKKGSMSHG from the coding sequence ATATTGGTAGAGCGACGGAAACCAATTAAGGTAGATGAAGCAATCATAAGAGTGATGGAATATGCGGAAGCAGGCAGTGTTCAGCATGTGCCTATCGAAGAAAGCTATGGACATTTTCTTGGGGAGGATTTAGTTGCCGATCATCCTGTACCTCCTTTTGACCGGTCGCCTTACGATGGTTTTGCGATTCGGTCAACCGATACAGCAACAGCTGCCAGTAATAATCCAGTTTTAGTTGAAGTGATTGGCGAAATTGGAGCAGGAAGCCTTTTTGAACAACCAGTTGGTAGAATGCAGGCTGTTCGAATTATGACAGGTGCCCAGATCCCTGAGACCTGCGATGCGGTTGTCATGTTTGAATCTGTGAAAGAGATGGATGTAGACGGGAAAAAGATGATTCGAGTCAAACGCAGATTCAAGGCCGGAGACAATGTTTCATTTACAGGGGAAGATACGAATCAAGGAGAGATCCTCGCGTATAAAGGTACCTCTATTAACCCAGGTATTGTTGCGTTACTAGCCACCTTTGGCTATAAAAATGTTCCTGTCAGTAAAAAGCCGAAAGTCGGAATAATTGCTACAGGCAGTGAGTTATTAGAAGTGGATCAGGAAATACAGCCAGGCAAAATTAGAAACAGCAATGCTTATATGGTCTATGCACAAGTCGAACGCGCCGGTGGAGAACCCGTTTACTTTGGACAATTTAGTGATGATTTCGAGACCTGCTTTGAACAGGTAACGGACACCTTGGAAAAAGTGGACATTTTAATCACAACCGGCGGAGTTTCGGTTGGGGATTACGATTATCTACCGGACATTTATGAAAAAATGAATGCCAATGTGTTATTTAATAAAGTAGGTATGCGCCCTGGGAGTGTAACAACGGTTGCAGAGAAGGAAGGCAAACTATTATTTGGCTTATCAGGAAATCCATCTGCGTGTTACGTCGGATTTGAGCTTTTCACGCGTCCGATTATTCGAACATTCCTACACGCATCCCGTCCGATTTCGAAAAAGGAAATTGCGATATTAGGTGCTGATTTTCCAAAGCCAAACCCGTTTGATCGGTTCGTGAGGGGCTCTCTATCGTATACCCACGGGAAACTTGTAGCAACTCCGGTTGGGTTAGATAAATCAAGTGTTGTCTCCTCATTAGGGGAAGCGAATATCCTCATTGTCTTACCTAGTGGTACAAGAGGCTATAAACAAGGGATGGAAGTTTCCGTTATTTTATTGGAGGATCAAGAAGGTGCAACGTTAGAGGCTGTTGTCGATAAGGAAGGTATGAAGAAAGGGAGCATGAGCCATGGCTAA
- a CDS encoding MogA/MoaB family molybdenum cofactor biosynthesis protein, protein MVVNDHQKSTPVNCAVVTVSDTRNKETDKSGKLIMELLTDSNHQVKMYEIVPDDEATIRQTVENAITNQAIEAVIVNGGTGISYRDVTIESIQQLFDKELPGFGELFRYLSYQFDIGTASMLTRAICGVANNRVIFSTPGSSGAVKLAMEKLILPELGHTVTEINKDLPNQRDERH, encoded by the coding sequence ATTGTGGTAAACGATCATCAAAAGAGCACCCCTGTAAACTGTGCCGTTGTAACGGTCAGTGATACTAGAAATAAAGAGACGGATAAAAGCGGCAAGTTGATTATGGAGTTACTCACTGATTCAAATCACCAGGTTAAGATGTATGAAATCGTTCCTGATGATGAAGCGACTATTAGGCAGACAGTTGAAAATGCGATCACCAATCAGGCCATTGAAGCGGTGATTGTAAATGGGGGAACGGGAATTTCTTACCGGGATGTTACGATCGAGTCGATTCAGCAGTTATTTGATAAAGAGTTACCAGGATTCGGTGAATTGTTTCGCTATCTGAGCTATCAATTCGATATTGGAACGGCCAGCATGCTCACCCGAGCAATCTGCGGTGTGGCAAATAACCGGGTCATTTTTTCCACACCTGGTTCTTCAGGTGCGGTGAAATTGGCGATGGAAAAGCTTATTCTGCCTGAGCTTGGGCATACCGTTACAGAAATAAATAAAGATTTACCTAACCAAAGGGATGAAAGGCATTGA
- a CDS encoding MoeB/ThiF family adenylyltransferase, with protein MKDRYSRQTLFKPIGEEGQRKIGQKHVLIVGCGALGSPNAENLVRAGIGKLTIIDRDYVEVSNLQRQQLFTEKDAIDQMPKAIAAKKRLTAINSSVQIKAHVMDATSQSLTPLLEDVDLVIDATDNFDIRFLMNDLLQKVAIPWIFGSCVGSTGMSYTILPKETPCLQCLLDTIPVSGATCDSVGIISPAVQMVVAHQSTEVLKLLVEDEDALRTRLVTFDLWNNHYQTVNVERAKKRECPTCGVEPIYTYLTYEAQTKMEILCGRNTVQIRPNREVYLEELADRLQKIGPVKRNGFLLSMEYQSCRIVFFHDGRALIHGTNSIEKAKSVYYQLVG; from the coding sequence ATGAAAGATCGATATTCCCGTCAAACGCTTTTCAAACCAATCGGTGAAGAGGGCCAGCGTAAAATTGGACAGAAGCATGTCCTCATTGTCGGCTGTGGTGCTTTAGGGTCACCGAATGCTGAAAATTTGGTGCGTGCCGGTATTGGAAAACTAACGATTATTGATCGCGATTATGTAGAGGTTAGCAATTTGCAGAGGCAGCAATTGTTTACGGAAAAAGATGCGATCGATCAAATGCCGAAAGCAATCGCTGCAAAAAAGCGATTAACCGCTATTAATTCAAGTGTGCAAATTAAAGCGCATGTCATGGATGCAACAAGCCAGTCCCTAACACCGCTTTTAGAAGATGTGGATCTCGTAATAGATGCTACCGATAATTTTGATATTCGTTTTTTGATGAATGATCTGCTGCAGAAAGTGGCTATTCCCTGGATTTTCGGTTCCTGTGTGGGTAGTACGGGAATGAGTTATACGATTTTACCAAAGGAAACACCTTGCCTGCAGTGCTTACTGGATACGATTCCTGTCTCGGGTGCGACCTGTGACTCTGTAGGGATTATTTCTCCGGCCGTGCAAATGGTTGTGGCGCACCAATCGACAGAAGTACTAAAGCTGCTGGTGGAAGATGAGGATGCTCTAAGAACAAGGCTTGTAACGTTTGATCTTTGGAACAACCATTACCAAACGGTTAATGTGGAGCGCGCAAAGAAAAGAGAATGTCCCACCTGTGGCGTTGAACCGATCTATACATATCTAACCTATGAGGCGCAGACGAAAATGGAAATACTATGTGGCAGAAACACGGTACAAATTCGCCCAAACCGGGAAGTTTATCTGGAAGAATTGGCCGATCGTCTGCAAAAAATAGGTCCTGTAAAAAGAAATGGCTTTTTACTATCCATGGAGTATCAATCCTGTCGAATCGTGTTTTTCCATGATGGCAGAGCACTGATTCATGGAACAAATTCTATCGAAAAAGCGAAAAGTGTCTATTATCAATTGGTAGGATAG
- a CDS encoding Crp/Fnr family transcriptional regulator — translation MQASLLTKNRHEELLSNELHALLDSIGTTKKIRKDTFLFQEGMEAHDIYLVKSGLVQIGKLGEDGKELTLRICKNDDVVGELTLFSDNPIYLLNAKVLKSGEVLAINKDKLEHELMQNSALTFEFMKWVSNQMRKFQYKIRDLLLNGKKGALYSTLIRLSNSYGIEQNNGVLIDMALTNQELAAFCAATRESANRMLVDLRKQDVISMNKSGKIFIKDMQFLRDEIGCEHCPIEICNID, via the coding sequence ATGCAAGCAAGTCTACTAACAAAAAACCGTCATGAGGAATTACTATCCAACGAACTGCATGCCTTGTTGGACTCTATCGGTACAACTAAAAAAATTCGTAAGGATACCTTTCTTTTCCAAGAAGGTATGGAAGCTCACGACATTTATTTGGTGAAATCTGGGCTGGTACAAATCGGCAAGCTTGGTGAAGACGGAAAAGAGTTGACCCTGCGAATTTGCAAAAACGATGACGTTGTCGGCGAACTAACCTTATTCAGCGATAACCCAATATACTTACTCAATGCGAAAGTATTAAAATCGGGTGAAGTCCTTGCCATTAATAAAGATAAATTAGAACACGAATTAATGCAAAATAGTGCACTTACCTTTGAATTTATGAAATGGGTAAGCAACCAAATGAGAAAATTCCAATACAAGATTAGAGACCTGCTTTTAAATGGAAAAAAAGGTGCCCTCTATTCGACGCTCATCCGTTTATCAAATAGTTACGGAATTGAACAGAATAATGGTGTTTTAATTGATATGGCATTAACCAATCAGGAGTTGGCAGCGTTTTGCGCCGCCACCCGCGAAAGTGCTAACCGGATGCTAGTCGACCTTAGAAAACAAGATGTTATTTCAATGAATAAATCTGGCAAAATTTTTATAAAGGACATGCAATTTCTGAGAGATGAAATTGGCTGTGAACACTGCCCGATCGAGATCTGTAATATTGATTAA
- the moaA gene encoding GTP 3',8-cyclase MoaA — translation MLTDKLGRPLQDLRISVTDRCNFRCTYCMPKEIFGKDYAFMPKDHLLNFEEIKRLGKIFVQLGVKKIRLTGGEPLLRKDLPILIEKLAAIDGLEDIGLTTNASLLANMAQKLKDAGLKRVNVSLDALDNTLFQSINDSGVNTERVLKGMKKAQEVGLEVKVNMVVKKGMNDEEIIPMAKYFKEQGMTLRYIEFMDVGQTNGWDFSKVITKKEMFQELSNHFELEPVDPDYLGEVAKRYRYKGTNTEVGFITSVSESFCSTCTRARIAADGKLYTCLFAGDGFDLREIVRSDATDETIKAAIVPTWKKRTDRYSDERTEETAKNRKKIEMSYIGG, via the coding sequence ATGTTAACTGACAAACTGGGTCGTCCACTGCAGGATCTTCGGATTTCGGTGACAGACCGTTGTAATTTTAGATGTACGTACTGCATGCCAAAGGAAATATTCGGCAAGGATTATGCGTTTATGCCGAAAGATCATCTGTTAAATTTTGAGGAAATTAAACGGTTAGGGAAAATCTTTGTTCAACTTGGAGTGAAAAAAATCCGCTTAACTGGCGGGGAACCCTTGTTACGAAAGGATTTACCGATTTTGATCGAAAAGTTGGCAGCAATCGATGGGCTGGAGGATATCGGACTAACGACAAATGCCTCCCTTCTCGCCAATATGGCACAAAAGTTAAAAGATGCCGGGCTAAAGCGGGTGAATGTTAGCCTGGACGCTTTAGATAATACATTATTTCAATCGATTAATGATAGTGGTGTGAATACAGAACGCGTGTTAAAAGGAATGAAGAAGGCCCAGGAAGTTGGACTCGAAGTAAAAGTGAATATGGTCGTAAAAAAAGGAATGAATGATGAGGAAATTATTCCAATGGCCAAATACTTTAAAGAACAGGGAATGACGTTACGCTATATCGAATTTATGGACGTCGGTCAGACAAATGGCTGGGATTTTAGTAAGGTTATTACGAAAAAAGAAATGTTCCAGGAGCTTTCCAATCATTTCGAATTAGAACCTGTAGATCCAGATTATCTAGGGGAAGTGGCCAAACGATACCGTTATAAAGGTACAAATACGGAAGTTGGTTTTATTACATCGGTGTCTGAATCATTTTGTTCCACTTGTACGCGAGCAAGAATTGCAGCAGACGGGAAACTTTATACTTGTTTGTTTGCTGGGGACGGCTTTGATTTAAGGGAAATAGTAAGATCTGACGCTACTGATGAAACGATTAAGGCCGCTATTGTACCAACATGGAAAAAGCGAACCGACCGCTATTCCGATGAACGTACAGAGGAAACAGCGAAAAACAGAAAAAAGATAGAGATGTCTTATATTGGGGGCTAG
- a CDS encoding S66 peptidase family protein, which produces MGIKPPILQPGDTIGIVTLGSPLSADVINDRIQTVQGLGFQVVLGEHVYAADGFLAGTDQDRASDLMDMFADDNVKLILPTRGGVGVAGILPYLDYSFIQKHPKLVSGYSDITVLLNVLAQDANLITFQSLMLINFSLSTPSYNYDQFFAATSVMTPQRQIENPPEMPQISRVSGNVTGPVVGGNLTSFVDTLGTPYEIDTKGKILLLEDTNEPINTVYRYMNALKLAGKFEDCIGIVLGECIECPVSYGVTYEDLINNFLVPLGKPLMTNVATAHGTYKAAIPIGATANLNTENNTLTVMESTVS; this is translated from the coding sequence ATGGGGATAAAGCCACCTATTCTGCAGCCTGGCGATACGATAGGTATTGTAACACTGGGCAGCCCGCTTTCTGCCGATGTTATCAATGATCGAATCCAAACGGTACAAGGACTGGGATTTCAAGTCGTGCTGGGTGAACATGTCTATGCTGCGGATGGCTTTCTTGCCGGGACAGATCAGGATCGCGCCTCTGATTTGATGGATATGTTTGCCGATGATAACGTGAAGTTGATTTTGCCAACAAGAGGTGGCGTAGGTGTAGCTGGTATTCTTCCCTATCTTGATTATTCTTTTATTCAAAAACACCCCAAATTGGTAAGCGGATATAGTGATATTACTGTTTTGCTAAATGTTTTGGCTCAAGACGCAAATCTAATCACTTTTCAAAGCCTCATGTTGATTAATTTTTCCCTCAGTACCCCAAGCTACAATTATGATCAATTTTTTGCAGCAACTTCAGTAATGACTCCCCAAAGACAAATCGAAAATCCGCCAGAGATGCCGCAAATTAGCAGAGTTAGCGGGAATGTAACCGGTCCTGTTGTTGGCGGCAACCTGACATCATTTGTGGATACGCTTGGAACACCTTATGAAATCGATACGAAAGGGAAGATTCTGTTACTAGAAGATACGAATGAGCCTATCAATACGGTTTATAGATACATGAATGCCCTCAAATTGGCGGGCAAATTTGAGGATTGTATTGGCATAGTGCTGGGAGAATGTATAGAATGTCCGGTTTCATACGGAGTGACGTACGAAGATTTAATCAATAACTTTCTTGTTCCACTAGGGAAGCCATTGATGACGAATGTTGCTACAGCACATGGGACTTATAAGGCAGCAATCCCGATTGGTGCAACGGCCAATCTTAATACGGAGAATAATACGTTGACAGTAATGGAATCAACGGTGAGTTAG
- the mobB gene encoding molybdopterin-guanine dinucleotide biosynthesis protein B, with the protein MEIIQIVGYKNSGKTTLAKALIETLANQGSRVASLKHHGHGGVPLGIEETDSAKHRRAGAVLSGVEGDGLFQVSNQQPWAMEEMLAIYQLKNIEVVIMEGFKKQSYKKVVLVRKEEDLPLLEELTNIKAVLTPLELEQESYPYPIFNRTEMEVLVDWIVARLI; encoded by the coding sequence ATGGAAATTATCCAAATAGTCGGGTATAAAAACAGCGGCAAAACGACGCTTGCAAAAGCATTAATTGAAACGCTCGCAAATCAGGGGAGTAGGGTAGCTTCTCTTAAACATCACGGACATGGCGGAGTTCCTTTAGGTATAGAGGAAACCGATAGTGCAAAGCACAGACGAGCCGGGGCTGTTCTATCAGGTGTGGAAGGTGACGGTTTATTCCAGGTTTCCAATCAACAGCCCTGGGCTATGGAAGAAATGCTAGCAATCTATCAGCTAAAGAATATAGAAGTAGTAATCATGGAAGGCTTTAAGAAACAAAGTTATAAAAAGGTCGTTTTAGTAAGAAAGGAAGAAGACCTTCCGTTATTAGAAGAGCTAACGAATATAAAAGCAGTACTAACACCACTGGAATTAGAACAGGAAAGCTATCCCTATCCGATTTTTAACAGAACAGAGATGGAAGTGTTGGTTGACTGGATTGTTGCGAGGCTAATTTAA
- the mobA gene encoding molybdenum cofactor guanylyltransferase, with the protein MTGKIQGVILAGGMSRRFGSPKAFAEKDGIPFYQYSIDALKPFVNSIIIVTNPRLKHLFKQEDESMKVVNDLDNYRGEGPLAGIYTAMETSNAAWYIVTPIDVPFMETRVINELVYHIDADVDAIIPIVSGKMQPLISIFHHSIKEVIKSQLDNGERSVDQLLKRCKVNYVPMDGEKAFININHQSDYQKFL; encoded by the coding sequence ATGACAGGAAAAATACAGGGCGTAATTCTCGCTGGAGGAATGTCAAGGCGATTTGGTTCACCAAAAGCCTTCGCCGAAAAAGACGGTATTCCATTTTATCAGTATTCAATTGACGCATTGAAACCCTTTGTTAATTCGATTATCATTGTGACGAATCCTAGGCTGAAGCATTTGTTTAAGCAAGAAGATGAAAGCATGAAAGTGGTAAATGATCTGGACAATTATCGAGGGGAAGGGCCGCTTGCTGGCATTTATACAGCAATGGAAACCAGCAATGCAGCGTGGTATATTGTTACTCCTATTGACGTTCCATTTATGGAAACGCGCGTGATAAACGAGCTTGTCTATCACATCGATGCAGATGTAGATGCTATTATCCCTATCGTCTCCGGAAAGATGCAGCCACTTATTTCCATCTTCCATCATTCGATAAAAGAAGTGATTAAAAGTCAGTTGGATAACGGGGAGCGATCCGTAGATCAACTGCTGAAACGGTGTAAGGTGAATTATGTACCGATGGATGGCGAAAAAGCCTTTATCAATATAAACCACCAATCGGATTATCAAAAGTTTTTATAG
- the modB gene encoding molybdate ABC transporter permease subunit → MEWSWFPVQLSFLVATAATVITFFLAILAAHWMVAKKVKGRAIIETIFFLPLVLPPTVIGFMLIIIFGNNSFVGQAIEKLTGNSVLFTVSAAVIAAAVVAFPLMYQSLKTGFLSVDTNILGAAKVDGATEWKLLVLITIPLAFRSIVTGVVLSFTRAFGEFGATLMFAGNIPGSTQTIPTAIYMAIESGQTDIAWYYVLISIGFSFVLLLIINQTRGKRG, encoded by the coding sequence ATGGAATGGTCTTGGTTTCCGGTACAGCTTTCTTTTCTTGTAGCTACCGCAGCAACAGTGATTACTTTTTTCTTAGCAATACTTGCGGCACATTGGATGGTAGCGAAGAAGGTTAAAGGAAGGGCGATTATTGAAACCATCTTCTTTCTGCCACTTGTGTTGCCGCCGACCGTAATAGGTTTTATGTTAATCATTATCTTTGGTAATAACAGTTTTGTCGGACAAGCGATCGAAAAGCTTACCGGGAACAGTGTATTATTTACGGTTTCTGCTGCAGTTATAGCTGCTGCTGTAGTAGCTTTTCCATTAATGTACCAATCACTAAAAACGGGTTTTTTATCTGTAGATACTAATATTTTGGGAGCTGCGAAAGTCGATGGGGCGACTGAATGGAAGTTACTCGTATTAATTACCATTCCTTTAGCCTTTCGTTCCATTGTAACAGGAGTGGTGTTAAGCTTTACAAGAGCATTTGGTGAATTTGGTGCAACCCTGATGTTTGCGGGAAATATACCAGGGAGTACCCAAACGATTCCCACCGCAATCTATATGGCTATCGAATCCGGACAGACAGACATAGCTTGGTATTATGTTTTGATTAGTATCGGTTTTTCGTTTGTTCTTTTATTGATTATTAATCAGACGAGAGGGAAAAGAGGTTAA
- a CDS encoding molybdenum cofactor biosynthesis protein MoaE has translation MANTLFEITEEPVQVEHLIQKVERREAGAITTFIGAVREWTNGKRTIYLAYEAYEPMAVKMLAQIGEEVQSKWPDTEIAITHRIGELSISDVAVAIAVSAPHRKAAYEANEYAIERIKQIVPIWKKEHWEDGETWIGDQLENVPYPKGKPKMEGVEW, from the coding sequence ATGGCTAATACGCTTTTTGAAATTACGGAGGAACCGGTACAGGTGGAACACTTAATCCAAAAGGTGGAGCGAAGAGAAGCTGGTGCTATAACGACATTTATTGGAGCAGTAAGAGAGTGGACAAATGGGAAAAGAACCATCTATCTGGCCTATGAAGCTTACGAGCCCATGGCAGTTAAAATGCTGGCGCAGATTGGAGAAGAGGTTCAGTCTAAGTGGCCAGATACAGAAATCGCGATTACCCATCGCATCGGTGAATTATCTATTTCTGATGTGGCCGTTGCTATTGCTGTTTCTGCTCCACACCGGAAGGCAGCATATGAAGCAAACGAGTATGCAATTGAGCGAATTAAACAGATTGTACCCATTTGGAAAAAAGAACATTGGGAAGATGGGGAAACATGGATTGGGGATCAGCTGGAAAATGTACCATATCCAAAAGGAAAACCAAAAATGGAGGGTGTTGAATGGTAA
- the fdhD gene encoding formate dehydrogenase accessory sulfurtransferase FdhD, with protein sequence MSDIKLKGWEIVRFKEGTSSFLDEEVAEEFPLTVMLNGEEFATIVCSPSDLHDLLVGFLASEGIIRFYNEVKQIRIEEDRGFAYIEITKPIDQYQHDHSKRFIGSCCGKSRQFYFKSDVKTAKTITSRLTITVDQCFALMKQLQTQSEQFIRTGGVHNAALANTDELLVVRTDIGRHNALDKIYGHILKERIRRADKLIVFSGRISSEVLLKISKIGTGILISKSAPTDLALKLAHDLGITVIGFARGHKMNVYTHPYRIIEANR encoded by the coding sequence ATGAGTGATATAAAGTTAAAAGGTTGGGAAATTGTTCGGTTCAAAGAAGGAACCTCCTCTTTTTTAGATGAAGAAGTTGCGGAGGAATTTCCATTAACTGTGATGTTAAATGGCGAGGAATTTGCAACAATCGTCTGTTCGCCATCTGACCTTCATGATCTGTTAGTCGGGTTTCTCGCTTCAGAGGGTATCATACGTTTTTATAATGAAGTAAAACAGATACGCATTGAGGAAGATCGTGGATTTGCTTATATCGAAATCACAAAACCGATTGATCAATACCAGCATGACCATTCCAAGCGATTCATCGGATCCTGCTGTGGGAAAAGTCGCCAATTTTATTTTAAAAGCGATGTAAAAACAGCCAAAACGATAACCAGTAGATTAACGATTACGGTGGATCAATGCTTCGCATTAATGAAACAACTACAAACCCAATCGGAACAATTTATTCGAACAGGTGGTGTCCATAATGCGGCTCTCGCTAATACAGATGAACTGCTTGTTGTTCGAACAGATATCGGCCGGCATAATGCGCTAGATAAAATATATGGACATATTTTAAAAGAACGAATACGTCGAGCTGATAAATTAATCGTATTTAGTGGACGGATTTCTTCCGAGGTATTGTTAAAGATATCCAAAATTGGTACAGGAATCCTCATATCCAAATCGGCTCCAACAGATTTAGCGCTTAAGCTGGCGCATGATCTAGGTATCACGGTAATTGGATTTGCCAGAGGACATAAAATGAATGTCTATACACATCCATACCGAATTATAGAAGCCAATAGGTAA
- the moaD gene encoding molybdopterin converting factor subunit 1, with translation MVTILLFAQLQEDVGQNRLELELEQTTVTKLKETLQEKFNLTQLGQVMTAINEEYALNDDLVNPGDTVAFIPPVSGG, from the coding sequence ATGGTAACCATTTTATTATTTGCCCAGTTACAAGAAGATGTTGGACAGAACCGACTTGAACTTGAGTTGGAACAAACTACTGTTACGAAGTTAAAAGAAACCTTACAGGAAAAATTTAATCTCACGCAGCTGGGTCAGGTGATGACAGCAATAAATGAAGAGTACGCATTGAATGATGATCTGGTGAATCCTGGTGATACGGTCGCATTTATACCGCCTGTAAGTGGTGGGTAA